A window from Crocosphaera sp. UHCC 0190 encodes these proteins:
- a CDS encoding TolC family protein: MFVLRYCVCVSVSLLVALAYEASVTAQTTSSLNQGADELKSEPRVSELKQLEETSVKPDTEGVTPSNQENTVVREQAVPPQPISPTNFQESLQPSETILEKLPPNNLNPSGNPLLFPTKPDEVKTNVRQAISLKEVIALALQHNREVQTARTTLEELQAELGVARAELFPILDIETSLVRFRNDRVFGGGTDLLGNVLGPEVTSAETFTDARASANLTYDIYTGGGRSARIERAERSVRRQQLEVEVIAERVRFEATDNYYLLQNADAQVAIRQADVENASQTLRDAQLLERAGLGTRFDVLRAEGDLATANEQLTRAIADQRTARRRLAETLSLGQQVELSAADEIAESGIWNLSLDETIVRAYKNRAELEQRLIDRELGENDREIALAEIRPRVDFTANYDARENFDDGVPVLTDWTFQARVRWRIFDGGRAFEGARRAERRMDRANLEFANQRNEIRFEVEEAYYNLIANKENIDSTRKNVATFDEALRLARLRFQAGVGTQTDVINAQRDLSGARGRFLQAIIQYNQSLNALQRAVSNFPDDRLFETP, translated from the coding sequence ATGTTTGTTTTACGTTATTGTGTGTGTGTGAGTGTAAGTCTTTTAGTGGCACTGGCTTATGAGGCCTCAGTGACAGCCCAAACCACGTCTTCCCTGAATCAAGGGGCTGACGAATTAAAATCAGAACCCCGTGTCAGTGAACTTAAGCAATTGGAAGAAACTTCGGTTAAACCCGACACAGAAGGAGTTACTCCAAGCAATCAAGAGAATACAGTGGTTAGAGAACAAGCCGTTCCCCCTCAGCCCATTTCGCCCACCAATTTCCAAGAATCTTTGCAACCGTCGGAAACCATTTTAGAAAAATTGCCCCCAAATAATCTTAATCCGAGTGGCAACCCTTTACTATTTCCCACCAAACCCGATGAAGTAAAGACAAATGTTCGTCAAGCCATTAGCTTAAAAGAAGTGATCGCCTTAGCCTTACAACACAATCGAGAAGTTCAAACAGCCCGAACAACCTTAGAAGAACTTCAGGCAGAATTAGGGGTCGCTAGAGCGGAACTTTTCCCGATTCTTGACATCGAAACCAGCCTGGTGCGTTTTCGGAATGACCGGGTTTTCGGGGGGGGTACAGACCTACTGGGAAACGTTCTGGGGCCTGAGGTCACTTCAGCAGAAACCTTTACCGATGCCAGAGCCAGCGCAAACCTAACTTATGATATTTATACAGGGGGAGGACGTTCTGCCAGGATTGAGCGAGCGGAGCGATCAGTGCGTCGTCAGCAATTAGAAGTGGAAGTGATTGCGGAGCGAGTCCGCTTTGAAGCGACGGATAACTATTACCTACTACAAAATGCTGATGCTCAGGTGGCTATCCGGCAAGCGGATGTGGAAAATGCCTCTCAAACCTTACGAGATGCTCAATTATTAGAAAGGGCCGGTTTAGGGACGCGATTTGATGTCCTACGGGCAGAAGGAGACTTAGCCACAGCCAATGAACAGTTAACCAGGGCGATCGCCGATCAACGAACAGCCAGGCGAAGACTGGCAGAAACCCTAAGTTTGGGGCAACAGGTCGAATTATCGGCGGCCGATGAAATTGCCGAATCAGGGATTTGGAATTTGTCCCTGGATGAAACCATTGTCCGCGCTTACAAAAATCGGGCTGAGCTAGAACAAAGATTAATTGATCGGGAACTTGGGGAAAATGATCGAGAAATTGCCTTAGCAGAGATTAGGCCTAGAGTAGATTTTACGGCGAATTATGATGCTCGTGAGAACTTTGATGATGGTGTACCTGTGTTAACGGATTGGACGTTCCAAGCTCGCGTCAGATGGCGTATTTTTGACGGGGGGAGAGCCTTTGAGGGGGCAAGACGGGCTGAACGTCGTATGGATCGAGCAAACCTCGAATTTGCTAACCAACGCAATGAAATTCGCTTTGAAGTAGAAGAAGCTTATTACAATTTGATTGCCAATAAGGAAAATATTGATAGTACCCGTAAGAATGTGGCTACCTTTGATGAAGCCCTGAGATTAGCTCGTCTACGGTTTCAGGCAGGGGTAGGAACTCAAACCGATGTTATTAATGCTCAACGGGATCTTTCCGGTGCGCGGGGGCGTTTTTTACAGGCAATTATTCAATATAATCAGTCTCTGAATGCCTTACAAAGAGCCGTGAGTAACTTCCCTGATGATCGTTTGTTTGAAACGCCTTAA
- a CDS encoding TldD/PmbA family protein, which produces MINTEEIANYAQISAKEIGITKYDIYGSSIDETSVEVDNGEPKQVQASNRSSVIVRVWNEKETVGVTTTTDLDELGIKLALETAKEASIFGNTENIPEFSPEAKAPIANIPDQLVEPSPVPTLIDTLIQAEKTLLEAHPAIKGVPYNGLSQEDIKRFYLNSEGAMRQEARSYSVIYLYSRTEEEGKKPRGASSMKISRGLSDLDIEGCLKEVTEKTISHINYQSIPSGKYRIVFSPKAFLSLISAFSNLFNAQNILDKQSLSNPDSLGTEVAVNSLCLCDDALHPDNIGAETFDGEGTPTRRVELIKNGVLRGLLHSTGTAKRMNAQPTGNANIGSKVTVGSHFYHVFSNATEAPQYSLDQADNVILIDKLQALHAGVNALQGSFSLPFDGWLVNQGKLTSIDAATVAGDFLELLKSIICIETESEVTPGGVCPRIWIDNLSVTGE; this is translated from the coding sequence ATGATCAATACAGAAGAAATCGCCAATTATGCTCAAATAAGTGCCAAAGAAATCGGCATCACTAAATATGATATTTATGGTTCATCGATTGATGAAACCAGCGTTGAAGTTGATAACGGGGAACCCAAACAAGTCCAAGCATCAAATCGTTCAAGTGTTATTGTTAGAGTCTGGAATGAGAAGGAAACTGTCGGGGTAACAACCACCACTGATTTAGATGAATTAGGCATAAAATTAGCCTTAGAAACAGCTAAAGAAGCTAGTATTTTTGGCAATACAGAAAACATTCCAGAATTCAGTCCCGAAGCAAAAGCTCCCATTGCTAATATACCCGATCAATTGGTTGAACCGTCCCCCGTTCCTACCTTAATTGATACCTTAATTCAAGCAGAAAAAACCCTCTTAGAAGCTCATCCTGCGATTAAAGGGGTTCCTTATAACGGGTTATCTCAAGAAGATATTAAACGATTCTATTTAAACAGTGAAGGAGCTATGCGTCAAGAAGCTCGTTCCTATTCTGTTATTTATCTCTATAGTCGCACGGAAGAAGAAGGGAAAAAACCGAGGGGCGCAAGTTCCATGAAAATCAGCAGGGGGTTATCAGATTTAGATATTGAGGGCTGTTTAAAAGAAGTGACTGAAAAAACAATTAGTCATATTAATTATCAAAGTATTCCCTCTGGTAAATACAGAATTGTCTTTTCTCCAAAAGCATTTTTAAGCTTAATTAGTGCCTTTTCTAACCTGTTTAATGCTCAGAATATTTTAGATAAACAAAGTCTTTCTAACCCAGATTCATTAGGAACAGAAGTTGCTGTTAATTCTCTCTGTCTTTGTGATGATGCCTTACATCCTGATAATATTGGGGCCGAAACCTTTGATGGAGAAGGAACTCCTACCCGTCGTGTTGAATTAATTAAAAATGGGGTTCTCAGGGGATTATTACACAGCACAGGAACCGCTAAACGGATGAATGCTCAGCCCACAGGAAACGCCAATATTGGGTCAAAAGTGACAGTGGGTTCTCATTTTTATCACGTCTTTTCTAATGCAACAGAAGCCCCTCAATATTCTCTAGATCAGGCAGATAATGTCATTTTAATTGACAAATTACAAGCCCTTCATGCGGGAGTAAATGCCTTACAAGGATCTTTTTCTTTGCCCTTTGATGGCTGGTTAGTTAACCAAGGCAAATTAACCAGTATTGATGCGGCAACAGTAGCAGGAGATTTTCTAGAATTGTTAAAGTCAATTATTTGTATCGAAACAGAATCAGAAGTTACTCCTGGGGGAGTTTGTCCGAGAATTTGGATTGATAATTTATCTGTAACAGGGGAATAA
- a CDS encoding NAD(P)H-hydrate dehydratase, with protein sequence MQQRKQLDSIVVTAEQMARIEGRIFAAGMPVAALMEKAAYLMFRRIQQLYPFPQISRVGVLVGPGHNGGDALVIARELHLQGYDVCLYRPFPQLKELTQQHANYADSLGIPYYGDIESLSNCQLIIDGLFGFGLTRSLSGNIALAVDLLNEWSIPVVSVDIPSGLHTDTGEILGTAVKASLSLCLGLWKPAFFQDQALPYIGQAERIDFGIPLRDVWSIISQPPPLQILTQTLALEFLPLPRPLLTHKYQQGHLLLICGSRRYAGGSILTGLGARASGVGMLSIAVPTSIKPLLVSQLPDALIIDCPETATGAIAELPPLATDFDSYNVIACGPGLTRENPQIIEKVLEANCPLILDADGLNILAQLGMVSHLSQRPAPTILTPHLGEFKRLFPQILHPEKDRITAVKTAARESGAIILLKGARTIIAHPQGTTLVIAESTPALARGGSGDVLTGLIGGLLGQILRQEKPLEAMVATAAWWHSQGGILAAKERTELGVDAFTLSHYLHRVLLEN encoded by the coding sequence ATGCAACAGAGAAAACAACTTGACTCCATTGTAGTCACTGCCGAACAAATGGCTAGAATTGAAGGGAGAATTTTTGCGGCCGGAATGCCAGTGGCGGCCCTCATGGAGAAAGCTGCTTATCTCATGTTCAGACGCATTCAGCAGCTTTATCCTTTCCCCCAGATCTCACGGGTTGGGGTATTAGTGGGGCCAGGCCACAATGGAGGTGATGCTTTAGTCATTGCTAGGGAACTGCATTTACAAGGCTATGATGTTTGTTTATATCGTCCCTTTCCTCAATTAAAAGAATTAACCCAACAACACGCTAACTATGCCGATAGTTTAGGTATTCCCTATTATGGTGACATCGAATCTTTAAGCAACTGTCAATTAATTATTGATGGGTTATTTGGGTTTGGCCTGACGAGATCACTATCGGGTAATATTGCTTTAGCCGTAGATCTCCTCAATGAATGGTCAATTCCCGTGGTTAGTGTAGACATTCCCTCTGGTTTACACACCGACACCGGAGAAATCTTAGGCACTGCTGTTAAAGCGAGTCTTAGCCTATGTTTAGGGTTATGGAAACCTGCTTTTTTTCAGGATCAAGCTTTACCCTACATTGGACAAGCTGAAAGGATAGATTTTGGTATTCCTTTACGAGATGTTTGGTCGATTATTTCCCAACCGCCTCCTTTACAAATTTTAACTCAAACCCTAGCACTAGAGTTTTTACCCTTGCCCCGTCCCCTACTTACCCATAAATATCAGCAAGGCCATTTACTGCTTATTTGTGGTTCCCGTCGTTATGCGGGGGGCAGTATTTTAACCGGATTAGGGGCCCGGGCCAGTGGGGTAGGGATGTTATCGATCGCTGTTCCTACTTCCATCAAACCTTTACTGGTGAGTCAGCTTCCTGATGCGTTAATTATTGACTGTCCCGAAACCGCAACCGGAGCGATCGCTGAGTTACCCCCTTTAGCGACAGACTTCGACTCCTATAATGTTATCGCTTGTGGCCCTGGTTTAACGAGAGAAAACCCTCAGATCATCGAAAAAGTTTTAGAAGCCAATTGCCCCCTTATTTTAGATGCTGATGGACTCAATATTTTAGCCCAATTAGGAATGGTTTCCCATCTCTCTCAACGCCCTGCCCCTACAATTTTAACCCCCCATTTAGGAGAATTTAAACGACTTTTTCCCCAGATTCTTCATCCTGAAAAAGATAGAATTACGGCGGTGAAAACTGCGGCCAGAGAAAGCGGTGCGATTATTTTATTAAAAGGTGCCAGAACGATTATTGCTCATCCTCAAGGAACGACTTTGGTTATTGCTGAAAGTACCCCCGCCTTAGCAAGAGGCGGCAGTGGCGATGTTTTAACCGGATTAATTGGGGGCTTATTAGGACAAATTTTGCGTCAAGAAAAACCCTTAGAAGCTATGGTTGCTACTGCCGCTTGGTGGCATAGTCAAGGGGGAATTTTAGCAGCAAAAGAACGCACAGAATTGGGGGTTGATGCCTTTACATTATCCCATTATTTGCATCGGGTTTTATTAGAAAATTAA
- a CDS encoding ribonucleoside-diphosphate reductase subunit alpha, whose amino-acid sequence MQPTVLTSPHQTHLGDTHTPHSGNPSQLGTNKIQVIRRDGSWTALNIGKIRAVVDWACADQEVNTIALEAGLTTRLRHGITTREIQDNLINCALEMCSPEEPDWRYVAGRLHIWSLWKDTLVSRGYQYGNYETTVRTKVENGSYDKRLLTYSTAELQEANSWINSDWDTDYDYAGAVLLTSRYLLPDELPQEAILTCALLLATVETPENRLLWAKRFYEAIASRKVSLATPILANLRVPGGSLTSCFILSIDDSLESIFEEITNSARISKNGGGVGVNVSRIRATGSWVMGKANASGGVIPWIKLLNDTAIAVNQGGRRAGAVTVGVDIWHLDVPEFLEIQTENGDQRRKAYDIFPQLILTDEFMRRVENKQEWTLVDPYEVRNNLGIELGSLWGEKFEEAYGLIEAELGRKITLYKRVNARELFKTIMRSQVETGMPYLAFKDTINRANPNKHVGYIPGVNLCTESFSNVSPGKHSHCCNLVSLNLANIEDQEIDYLCNIAVRILDNTIDITNPPFDDAKRHNNEYRTIGVGCMGLADWLAKRRLTYDHLTEISQLFEEVGYWCTQTSMELSKERGAYNAFGGSDWSLGKLIGSKPVEWFLENAHQKDRWLTLSEDIKTYGIRNSHITAIAPNTSSSLVQGCTASILPVYSRFFYDKWAKGTVPIAPPFINDSFWFYHENKTLDQQKVVKAVATIQQWIDTGISMELLFNLNQGVYFPNEPERCLTAKDIFDSLMLAWKEGCKAIYYVRTVQKDDFKESDNSCTACAN is encoded by the coding sequence ATGCAACCGACAGTCTTAACTTCCCCCCATCAAACCCATCTTGGAGACACCCACACCCCTCATTCCGGCAACCCTTCACAGCTAGGAACGAATAAAATTCAAGTGATCCGACGGGATGGTTCTTGGACTGCCTTGAATATTGGTAAAATTCGGGCAGTTGTAGACTGGGCCTGTGCTGACCAAGAAGTTAATACAATTGCGCTAGAGGCCGGATTAACCACCCGTTTACGTCATGGCATCACCACGAGAGAAATCCAGGATAACCTAATTAACTGCGCTTTGGAAATGTGTAGTCCCGAAGAACCGGATTGGCGTTATGTTGCGGGAAGACTGCACATCTGGAGTCTTTGGAAAGACACTCTAGTCAGTCGCGGTTATCAATACGGGAATTATGAAACTACCGTCAGGACTAAGGTAGAGAATGGGAGCTATGATAAACGCCTCTTAACCTATTCTACGGCAGAATTACAAGAAGCGAATTCCTGGATTAATTCTGATTGGGATACAGACTATGACTATGCAGGGGCCGTACTTCTCACCAGTCGCTACCTGTTACCCGATGAACTCCCCCAAGAGGCTATCTTAACCTGCGCTTTACTTTTAGCGACGGTAGAAACCCCCGAAAACCGTCTCCTTTGGGCGAAGCGTTTTTACGAAGCCATTGCCAGTCGTAAAGTATCCCTAGCTACGCCAATTTTAGCTAATTTACGGGTTCCAGGGGGGTCGTTGACCAGTTGCTTTATTTTGTCGATTGATGACAGCTTAGAGAGCATTTTTGAAGAGATTACCAATAGTGCCAGAATCTCTAAAAATGGCGGTGGTGTTGGGGTCAATGTCAGTCGTATTCGGGCCACGGGCAGTTGGGTCATGGGGAAAGCCAATGCCTCTGGGGGGGTTATTCCTTGGATTAAACTTTTGAATGATACGGCGATCGCCGTTAACCAAGGAGGAAGACGGGCCGGGGCCGTCACCGTTGGGGTGGATATTTGGCATTTAGATGTCCCAGAATTTTTGGAAATACAGACAGAAAATGGGGATCAAAGACGGAAAGCTTATGATATTTTTCCTCAGTTAATTTTGACCGATGAATTCATGCGTCGGGTGGAAAATAAGCAGGAATGGACGTTAGTTGATCCTTACGAAGTTCGTAACAATTTGGGCATTGAATTAGGGTCATTATGGGGCGAAAAGTTTGAAGAAGCTTATGGCTTAATTGAAGCAGAATTAGGCAGAAAAATTACACTGTATAAGCGAGTGAATGCCCGTGAATTGTTCAAAACTATCATGCGATCGCAGGTGGAAACAGGAATGCCCTATTTGGCTTTTAAAGATACTATAAATAGAGCAAATCCTAATAAGCACGTTGGTTATATTCCTGGTGTGAACCTTTGCACTGAGAGCTTCTCAAATGTATCCCCAGGAAAACATAGTCATTGTTGCAACCTCGTAAGTCTTAATTTGGCCAATATTGAGGATCAAGAAATTGATTATTTATGTAACATAGCAGTTCGTATTCTCGATAATACCATTGATATTACTAACCCTCCCTTTGATGATGCTAAGCGTCATAATAATGAATATCGCACCATTGGGGTTGGCTGTATGGGGTTAGCAGACTGGTTAGCTAAAAGGCGTTTAACCTATGATCACTTAACAGAAATTAGCCAATTATTTGAAGAAGTCGGTTATTGGTGTACTCAAACTTCTATGGAGTTATCAAAAGAAAGAGGGGCTTATAATGCTTTCGGTGGAAGTGATTGGAGTTTGGGTAAATTAATTGGGTCAAAACCTGTTGAATGGTTCTTAGAAAATGCTCATCAAAAAGACCGTTGGTTAACTTTATCAGAAGATATTAAAACTTACGGAATTCGTAACTCCCATATTACCGCGATCGCACCGAATACTTCCTCCTCATTAGTGCAAGGTTGTACAGCAAGTATTCTCCCCGTTTATAGTCGTTTCTTCTATGATAAATGGGCCAAAGGTACAGTTCCCATTGCCCCCCCATTTATTAATGATTCATTTTGGTTTTATCACGAAAATAAGACCTTAGATCAACAAAAAGTAGTTAAAGCAGTGGCAACTATTCAACAGTGGATAGATACGGGAATTTCCATGGAATTATTGTTTAATTTGAATCAAGGGGTTTACTTCCCTAATGAACCGGAACGCTGTTTAACCGCTAAGGATATTTTTGATAGTTTGATGTTAGCTTGGAAAGAAGGTTGTAAAGCTATTTATTACGTCAGAACGGTACAAAAAGACGATTTTAAAGAGTCTGATAATAGTTGTACTGCTTGTGCAAATTAA
- the aroQ gene encoding type II 3-dehydroquinate dehydratase — translation MSNKGLKPLSVLVIHGPNLNLLGRREPGLYGSLTLDEINGRLTEVANTLNVSLATMQSNHEGILVDAIHGAWGKHQGILINAGAYTHTSVALRDALLGVKIPTVEVHLSNIYQRESFRHHSYIAAIAIGQITGFGAQSYLLGLQALHHHLSKDSE, via the coding sequence GTGTCGAACAAAGGGTTAAAACCGTTAAGTGTTCTGGTGATTCATGGCCCGAATCTGAATCTGTTGGGAAGACGCGAACCTGGTCTATATGGTTCTCTGACTCTGGATGAGATTAATGGCCGTTTAACGGAGGTAGCAAATACGCTAAACGTCAGTTTAGCCACAATGCAATCAAACCATGAAGGAATCTTAGTGGATGCCATTCATGGGGCCTGGGGGAAACATCAAGGAATTTTAATCAATGCGGGAGCCTATACTCATACAAGTGTTGCCCTACGGGATGCCCTGTTGGGGGTAAAAATTCCCACGGTGGAAGTCCATCTGAGCAATATTTATCAGCGAGAATCTTTCCGCCATCATTCCTATATTGCAGCGATCGCCATTGGACAGATCACTGGATTTGGGGCCCAAAGTTATCTATTAGGACTTCAGGCCTTACATCATCATCTTAGCAAGGATTCCGAATGA
- a CDS encoding penicillin-binding protein 2, protein MRNSRFKQRPSRSNRPSSPKSVPRGRLSRPVRTKPQPPQKNQPTPLPKFRLLMVWGVLVAGMLGLSWKIYQLQIVQSPELKEKARSQQTVNIRPYIPRRSIIDSENNILATDRLEYILYVHPIQFKLPQAEVAGQLSPILENKTPQQLIERFKERKTGIPLARGLTEGVAERIKALKLDGVEVNETYRRFYPQENVMADVVGFVDNERQGQAGIELSQEKLLERDLMSLYVQRTALGSIIPNSLPSDLLKSNDWRVQLTIDMRLQRSVRSALQQQLKKFNAKRGAVIVMDATDGSLLSLVCEPTFDPNQFYKSKVELLKNWTVSDLYEPGSTFKPLNIALALEAGVIEPNTVIFDSGLVTVDGWNIFNASKTGNGSISIAEVLQTSSNVAMVQIMRRLNKEDYYKRLQKLEINQKTEIDLPGEVAGRLKNKDIFTERSIETATASFGQGFSLTPMKLIQLHGALANGGKLVTPHLVKGLVDVEGTLHWKPNYETKQIISPKVTKEVVEMMETVVNSGSGEAAKIPGYRIGGKTGTAQKAGPRGGYLPNAKITSFVSILPIESPRYVVLVVVDEPQGGNTYGSTVAAPVAKLVIDTLISLKGIPPSK, encoded by the coding sequence ATGCGTAACTCTCGCTTTAAACAACGTCCTAGTCGTTCAAACCGTCCATCCTCTCCCAAATCTGTCCCTAGGGGTCGTTTATCGCGGCCTGTTAGGACTAAACCCCAACCCCCCCAAAAAAATCAACCGACTCCCTTACCAAAATTCCGCTTATTAATGGTTTGGGGGGTGCTGGTTGCTGGAATGTTGGGTTTAAGTTGGAAAATTTATCAGTTACAAATTGTTCAATCTCCAGAATTAAAAGAAAAGGCTCGTTCACAACAAACTGTTAATATTCGCCCCTATATTCCCCGACGTTCCATTATTGATAGTGAAAACAATATTCTAGCAACCGATCGCCTCGAATATATTCTTTATGTCCATCCGATTCAATTTAAGCTGCCTCAAGCAGAAGTGGCAGGCCAATTAAGTCCTATTTTAGAAAATAAAACCCCACAACAACTCATAGAACGATTCAAAGAGCGTAAAACAGGAATTCCTCTCGCACGGGGATTAACGGAAGGGGTGGCGGAACGGATTAAGGCCCTAAAACTTGATGGGGTAGAAGTCAATGAAACCTATCGTCGCTTTTATCCTCAGGAAAACGTGATGGCCGATGTGGTGGGTTTTGTGGACAATGAACGACAGGGCCAAGCGGGAATTGAATTAAGTCAAGAAAAGCTGTTAGAACGGGATTTAATGAGTCTTTATGTGCAAAGAACGGCTTTGGGTTCGATCATACCCAATTCTCTGCCTTCGGATTTGCTCAAATCCAATGATTGGCGGGTACAATTAACTATTGATATGCGCTTACAGCGGTCTGTCCGTTCTGCCCTACAACAACAGTTAAAGAAATTTAATGCTAAACGGGGGGCTGTCATTGTAATGGATGCAACGGATGGTTCTTTGTTGTCTTTGGTCTGTGAACCGACGTTTGATCCCAATCAATTTTATAAGTCTAAGGTAGAATTGTTAAAAAATTGGACAGTGAGTGACCTTTATGAACCCGGTTCGACTTTTAAACCGCTTAATATCGCCTTGGCCCTAGAAGCAGGGGTAATTGAACCGAATACAGTTATTTTTGATTCGGGTTTGGTGACAGTTGATGGCTGGAATATTTTCAACGCATCTAAGACAGGAAACGGCTCTATTAGTATTGCTGAGGTGTTACAAACCTCTAGTAATGTGGCTATGGTTCAGATCATGCGACGGTTGAATAAGGAAGATTATTATAAACGCTTACAAAAGCTAGAAATTAATCAAAAAACAGAGATTGATTTACCTGGGGAAGTCGCAGGAAGATTAAAAAATAAAGATATATTTACTGAGCGTTCTATTGAAACGGCAACGGCTTCTTTTGGTCAAGGTTTTTCTTTAACACCTATGAAGTTAATACAATTACATGGGGCTTTGGCCAATGGAGGTAAATTAGTGACTCCTCATCTGGTGAAGGGTTTAGTCGATGTGGAAGGAACACTACACTGGAAACCGAATTATGAGACAAAACAAATTATCTCCCCGAAAGTGACGAAAGAAGTGGTGGAGATGATGGAAACTGTTGTTAATAGCGGGTCAGGGGAAGCCGCAAAAATTCCTGGCTATCGTATTGGAGGGAAAACAGGAACGGCCCAAAAAGCGGGGCCGAGGGGGGGGTATTTGCCTAATGCCAAGATTACGAGTTTTGTCTCAATTTTGCCGATAGAGTCCCCTAGATACGTGGTTTTGGTGGTAGTGGATGAACCGCAAGGAGGCAATACCTATGGGTCAACAGTGGCCGCTCCTGTGGCTAAATTGGTGATTGATACGTTAATTTCTTTGAAGGGAATTCCCCCCTCGAAATAA